In the genome of Petroclostridium xylanilyticum, the window ATAGGATAAAGAAGCGTCAGGATTATAGATAAAACACTTTAACCTTGTTTGCCGTAGCCTCCAAGTCATTTGAAATCTCCTCTGCCAGCACAAGTTTCGATATGTTTAAGAATTTTGAAGAGAGAGGAAATAAATACAAAGAAATAGTAAAAGGACTGTAAATAGCTACAGTCCTTTTATTTGGTGGAGGGGGATGGATTCGAACCATCGAAGCTGTCAAGCAACAGATTTACAGTCTGCCCCCTTTGGCCACTCGGGAACCCCTCCATGTTCAATTGGAGCTGGTGAACGGAATCGAACCATCAACCTGCTGATTACAAGTCAGCTGCTCTGCCTATTGAGCTACACCAGCATAATGGTGCCTCCGGGCGGAATCGAACCACCGACACGGGGATTTTCAGTCCCCTGCTCTACCGACTGAGCTACAGAGGCATAATATGGTGGGCCTTCAGGGACTCGAACCCCGGACCAACCGGTTATGAGCCGGTTGCTCTAACCAACTGAGCTAAAGGCCCATACGCGACGACAAGAGATAGTATACGACATTTTAATGCTCATGTCAATAGGAATTTTAATGGACATACCCCATTTTTTTCTTTTAATAAAATTATCCACAAAAAGAAGCTGAAAATGAGAAGTTATCAGGAGATTTGAGAAATTTGTCCACAGATTTGTAAAAACACGAGAAAAGCCCCCAAATTTATGGTATTGTTAAGATATCGAAAAAAAAACACATAAACCACATAGAAAGGGGCTTTCCTACATGTTTGATTATAGCAAAACAGCATATGATTTGAAAAGAAGTATTTGTAATTTTTGTTCCAGATTGGCTCAGGGTCTCCCTGTTCCCTTTAAGAAATTCTTATCCTGCATGGTCTTTGGCATACTCGCATCCAAGACAGTAATACTGGCTGAAATATCCCGTTCTTTAAATGAGGATATAAAGTTAAAAAAGACTATAGAACGCCTTTCCCGTAACCTTGAAAAATTCTCCTATACTGATGATGTACTTAAGAACCTCTCTTCTGAAGTTAAAAGGTATATTCACCATGATACGCCTATCATTATCGACTTAAGTGATATTGTTAAAAAGTACGGCGTAGTCTTTGAAAATATGGGCAAGATCAGGGATGGAAGCACAAAAGAAACCAATATGGACGGGTACTATCTACTTGAAGCACTTATATATAACCACGGAGACAAGCTTCTTGTCCCAATATATTCAGATTTATTCTCTCCAAGTGAACCGGGATTTAAAAGTGAAAATGAAGAAATCATAAAGTGTTTGGACAAGCTCAGAAGCTTATACGGGACCAAGGGCATTTACACCATGGATAGAGGTATGGACAATGTACTGTTCTTTAATTATTTTGAAAACAACTCTCAAAAGTTTGTCATAAGGCTTAAGAAAAACCGCAATGTCATTTTCAAAGGTAAGGAAATAAATATTGTCGACCTTGTTAAAAAATATAAGGGTAAATATTCAACAATCATAAAGAAAAAGAACGGTAAGCAAAGAAAAATTCAGTTCGGTTTTCTGCCTATAGAGTTGCCTGAGATTACTGGCAAAGTATTTAACCTTGTCTTTGTAAGAGGGTATGCCAGAAAAGGGCTTATGCTTTTAACTAACCTTGATATAAAAGATGGTAAAGACTGTTTAAGACCTATACTTTGCTACATATCCAGATGGAATGTAGAAGAGTTCATAAGATTTAAGAAAAATCAATACAAGCTTGAAGATGTAAGAGTCCAGTCCTATCAAAGGCTTAAAAACATAAACTTTTTATTAACCATGGCAATGAGCTATATTTCTCTTACTTCAAAATCCATAAGTAGCAGGAAGATGATTTTTATTTTGCAGGAGATATCCAAAAGAGTACATGGCATACCACCTTTCCCTTACTACAGTACCGCGGATGGAATTTATGAAGTGCTTAAGAAACACAAAACTGGTATTGCTGAATTTTTGAACTATACAAAAAAGAAGCCCAAATCGCAGCAGCTGAGTCTCTTCGAACTCAGATACTGCAAGAGCTTGCTGGTTTCTTAAATTAAATTTTGGGGTATGTCCATGAATTTTAGGGAAAAATATTTTTATTATTTATTCTATTGAAAATTCCTATATTATCTAATAATATTAGTGTAAATAGTCCGGAGTTTCAAGTTCAAAAAACTATCTCCGAACTCCAAGCTCCGGGCTCCAAACCAAAAATAATGAGGTGACTTCATGAATACGCGTGATTTATTAACAATTTTAAGTAATTCAACCGGAATATCAGGGCATGAATACTTTTTTTCATCAAAAATAAAAGAAGTTTTTGAGAATTACTGCCAATCCGTCTATCAGGATGCTGCAGGAAACGTTATTGGTGTAAGAAAAGCCAGGAAAGAAAACCCATATAAAATCATGCTGGCTGCCCATATGGATGAAATCGGATTAATGGTTAAGAATATTGACGAAAAAGGATTTATATACTTTACTAATATAGGCGGGGTGGATCCGAGGATTCTGCTTGCACAGGAGGTTATTGTACATGGCAAGGAAGATTTATTTGGTGTAATTGGTGCAAAACCTCCTCACCTTCAATCGGCCGAAGAAGTTACCAAAGCGGTCAAAATGGAAGACATGGTGATAGATGTAGGATTACCGGCGGAAAAAGTCAAAGAACTGGTGAATATTGGTGATCCTATAACCTTTCATTCTTCATCAAGTTTTCTTTTGAATCGTTACATATGTGGAAAATCCCTGGATGACAGGGCAGGAATTATAGTAATTACCGAATGTTTGAAAGAATTAAAAAGGTCGGAGCTTGATGTGGAGGTATACGCTGTTGCAACAGTCCAGGAAGAGGTCGGACTGAGAGGTGCGATAGTCAGTTCATATCACATTAATCCTGACATAGGGATAGCCATTGATGTCTGTCATGGTGAAACTCCCGATGCTTCAAAGGAAGAAACCTATTCAACGGGTAAAGGACCGGTTATTACAATAGGCCCTAATATCCACCCCAAGTTATCCAAAAAAATAATGGATATAGCAAAGGAATATAATATTCCCTTTCAAATGGATGTAGAACCGGGGAATACCGGCACAGATGCATGGGCTATCCAGGTAACCCGTTCGGGAATTCCTACACTTTTGATATCTATCCCGCTACGGTATATGCACACTACGGTTGAAACCTTGAATTTCAATGACATCACCAACGCTGGTAAACTTTTAGCGTTCTTCATCAAAAAGTTGGAAGGAGAGTTGGAGGTTGACAACAGTTAATAAAAAGTTATAAAAAGTCATAAATTAATGTTGACATTTATAATTTAGTATAGTCTAATACAATTAGAGGTGGTTAATGTGAAGTATTATACTATACATGAGTTTTCTAAATTAGTTGGAAAAACTCCTCAAACATTAAGAAACTGGGACAAAAAAGGATTACTTATTCCACATCATACAGGTGCTAATGGATATAGATATTATTCGCATGACCAATTAAAACAAGTATTAAATATTAAAGAAGATAAAAAATCAAAAGTTATTATAGGATATTGCCGAGTATCTTCGTATAAACAAAAAGACGATTTACAACGACAAGTTGAAAACATGAAATTATATTTAGACAAACAAAATAAAAATTATGAAATAATTGAAGATATAGGCAGTGGGATTAATTATACTAAAAAAGGATTAAGAACATTATTAAGAAAAATAGTCAACAATGAAGTTGAAAAAGTCGTTGTTCTTTATAAAGATAGATTGTTAAGATTTGGTTTTGAATTGGTGGAATATATATCTAATCTGTATGGATGTGAAATTGAAGTAATAGATAGTACAGAAAAAACTGAACAACAAGAACTTGTTGAAGATTTAGTGCAAATAATAACTGTATTTTCTTGTAAACTTCAAGGTAAAAGAGCAAACAAAGCACGTAAAATGATTGAGGAGTTGACCGAAGATGATAAAGACAATTAGAGTACAATTATTACCTAACAATAAACAAAAGA includes:
- a CDS encoding IS607 family transposase, with the translated sequence MKYYTIHEFSKLVGKTPQTLRNWDKKGLLIPHHTGANGYRYYSHDQLKQVLNIKEDKKSKVIIGYCRVSSYKQKDDLQRQVENMKLYLDKQNKNYEIIEDIGSGINYTKKGLRTLLRKIVNNEVEKVVVLYKDRLLRFGFELVEYISNLYGCEIEVIDSTEKTEQQELVEDLVQIITVFSCKLQGKRANKARKMIEELTEDDKDN
- a CDS encoding transposase, with the translated sequence MFDYSKTAYDLKRSICNFCSRLAQGLPVPFKKFLSCMVFGILASKTVILAEISRSLNEDIKLKKTIERLSRNLEKFSYTDDVLKNLSSEVKRYIHHDTPIIIDLSDIVKKYGVVFENMGKIRDGSTKETNMDGYYLLEALIYNHGDKLLVPIYSDLFSPSEPGFKSENEEIIKCLDKLRSLYGTKGIYTMDRGMDNVLFFNYFENNSQKFVIRLKKNRNVIFKGKEINIVDLVKKYKGKYSTIIKKKNGKQRKIQFGFLPIELPEITGKVFNLVFVRGYARKGLMLLTNLDIKDGKDCLRPILCYISRWNVEEFIRFKKNQYKLEDVRVQSYQRLKNINFLLTMAMSYISLTSKSISSRKMIFILQEISKRVHGIPPFPYYSTADGIYEVLKKHKTGIAEFLNYTKKKPKSQQLSLFELRYCKSLLVS
- a CDS encoding M42 family metallopeptidase, with translation MNTRDLLTILSNSTGISGHEYFFSSKIKEVFENYCQSVYQDAAGNVIGVRKARKENPYKIMLAAHMDEIGLMVKNIDEKGFIYFTNIGGVDPRILLAQEVIVHGKEDLFGVIGAKPPHLQSAEEVTKAVKMEDMVIDVGLPAEKVKELVNIGDPITFHSSSSFLLNRYICGKSLDDRAGIIVITECLKELKRSELDVEVYAVATVQEEVGLRGAIVSSYHINPDIGIAIDVCHGETPDASKEETYSTGKGPVITIGPNIHPKLSKKIMDIAKEYNIPFQMDVEPGNTGTDAWAIQVTRSGIPTLLISIPLRYMHTTVETLNFNDITNAGKLLAFFIKKLEGELEVDNS